Within Candidatus Stygibacter australis, the genomic segment AGAGGGCATCGCAGCAGTATCAAATGCCATCCGGCGCAGTCGAAGCGGATTAGCTGATATGCAGCGTCCTATTGGTTCTTTCATTTTCATGGGTCCCACTGGAGTAGGTAAAACAGAGCTAGCACGCAGTCTGGCAGAGTATATGTTTGATACTGAAAAGGCAATAATCAGGATCGATATGAGTGAATACATGGAAAAGCATTCTGTATCACGACTGGTTGGAGCTCCTCCCGGATATGTGGGTTATAATGAAGGTGGCTATCTCACTGAAGCAGTACGACGTCAGCCCTACAGCATTATTCTCTTTGATGAGATAGAAAAGGCACATCACGATGTATTTAATATTCTCCTGCAGATACTGGATGAGGGCAGACTTACAGACAGCAAGGGAAGAACAGTGGATTTTAAGAATACCGTGATCATAATGACCTCAAACATTGGTTCACAGCTTATCTATGATCAGGATAAGGGAGAACTGGAAAGCATCCGTCCTCAGTTAATGCAGCTTTTGCAGCAGCATTTCAAGCCGGAATTTCTTAATCGATTGGATGAGATAATCATTTTCCACAGACTGGAAAAGAAGCAGATCAAAAAGATAGTGGAAATCCATCTTGGCTTATTGGAGGATAAACTTGCTGCCCGTAATATCACCCTTGAAATTAGTAAAACTGCCATTGAAGAGATCACTCAACTAGGCTTTGATCCACAATTTGGTGCCCGTCCCCTCAAACGAGTAATTCAGCAAAAACTTGAAAATCCTCTTTCGCTTTTGCTTCTGCAAAATCGAGTCACATCAGGCTCTGTAATTGAAGTAGGAAATGATCTGGAATTGAAAGTAAACTAAAACCTATATTTGGTGATGATAAAATGCCGTCCTTCCTACATGAGAAGAACGGCATTTTCTTTATACTATCCGGCATTTCGTACTACACGCAAGCCTATATAATTACTTCCAAATGGTTCCGATACCGCTCGGAATGTACAGCAGCAAAACTGCATTTCATTATACCAACTGCCACCACGTACTACCCTGAAATAACCTGTTCCTGGCCCTTTGGGGTCAGGATATGGACTTTCCTGGTAATATTCATCGGAATACCAGTCCCAGCACCTTTCCCAAACATTTCCGCTCATATCATATAAACCCAGACTATTAGGTAGTTTCTGCCCAACTTTGTGCGTCTGATTCCCGGAATTTACTCGATACCAGCCTACATCACCAATATTGTCTGCCCCTGCATAATTGAAGGACAAATCACATCCAGCACCTCTGGCAGCATATTCCCATTCTGCCTCAGTGGGAAGACGATAGCCATTTGCTGCCCAGTTGCAGGTGCTGTCTGCCAGATCATAGCAGGGCTGTAGACTCTCTGCTTCGCTTCGGTTATTACAGTACTGCATAGCCTCTTCCCAGCTTACACCAAATACAGGATAATCATTACCAATTCCATAACCTTCATCGGGAATGTAACCCATTACCTGTCGAAATTCTTTTTGAGTAACTTCATATTTTGACATATAGAAAGAACTCACATACGCTAAATGAACCGGTTGCTCATTAAGATTGCTATCTTCTTCACAACAACCCATCTCAAATGCACCTGAAGGGATCAGGATCATTGCCCGATCAATGGAAACTTCATCTGCAGACGTGGTATTTTCATCACATCCTGCCATGAACAAAATAAATATTATCAAGGGTAACCAGAGCTTTTTCATATTTGCCTCCTTGTTAAACTATGTTATCTCATTTATATTTATGTTTGATATTTAATTATTCACTTTGGAATAATGTTAGATATCAATATTTCTGTCAAGACTTTTTATAACAACATCTAAGAACTATATTATCTAGTTAATATAATTCTTTATCATCTTTTTAATACTATCAGTATCAACTGTTCTTTATTCTTGTGCTTTTTTCTCACTTGCCATTTTTCCTCCCATTTAATAAGCTATTGAGTTAAGATGATGTACTCATCAGATTGACTTAAGAGCGGTCATTGCCAACCATGAAAATCTTAAGTCAATCTGCATTCGCATCTTAACTCAATATTTTTATTATTTCATCATGATCATTTTTTTGGTTGTGGAATATCTTTCTGTTTTCACCTGATACAGATACATGCCACTGGCAACCAGATTGCCATTATCATTTTCTCCATTCCAGATAACGCTATGCGTACCCACAGGATATTCATCTGAGAGCAGATTCCTGATCTTCTGACCCTTCATATTGTATATATCGATCTCCACTTCTCCGGCAAACTTGTTCTGGAACATAATATTCGTTTCAGGATTAAAGGGATTGGGATAATTTATACTGTAAATAGGCGTCTCCATAAGTTCAGCATCATTTTCTGTGATGACCTCACCAAAGAAGATCCTTAAAGACCCATACATGAAAGTAGAACCATTATTCATCCCCTGCTCACGGCAGTGATATGACCCATAATCATTATCATCCAGGAAGAATAACGGGAGAATGCCATAGCCATTACCATCATCAATTATCTGTTCCCCGGGATAGATAAAACAGGGGATCATGCAATCCAATTCCGGATCATAGTTTTCGTCAGAACCGCAGGCATTACGGAAAATAGGCTCGCTCCATGTTTCACCCCAGTCAGATGAAACGCAAATAGCAATTTCCGGCTTTGCCAGATAATCATCATAGCCATTCCAGTTCTCATGGGCTGCTGTTGCCTTTGTTCCATCCATCCAGACCATAGCCATCCAGCCAGTATCTTCATTCACGCTCAGATAATATTCGTTGTAATAGAAGCAGGACTCAGTATCCCAGTGAAAAAGTGGCCAGTCCTGTGCCCACTGAGGAAATCCGGTGGTATCATAAGAATCAATTTCACCATCTTCATCAAGATCCCAGGGCTTCATTGGAACACTATCACGGGGATTTGCCCCACCGGGATATACATCAGTAAAACTGAATTCGTGAGTATTCAGGTCAAAAGAAAATACCTTGGGATATACCTGGAACCATCTGGCGTGATAAGTATCTTCTGTGCCGTCATTATAAGTTATCCCCATTGCTCCGGGCCACATTACTTGCGTATTGTCATGTGTAGGCACCAGATTAAAATATCCGGAATGCATGATCTGCTGCTTAACCTCTGGATATGGTACTGTGGGACTGTTTTGCAGATTGGAATAAAGGTAGCATGTCTCACCCGTAGCATCATTATAGAATGATGGATTTTCCTCTTCAAATTCCCAATCCTGATAATATTCTTCCCACTCACCTTCACCATAATTCTCATTGATAAAACAGAACATCTGATCAGGTTCGTCCGAATTATCTGCGGGGACCTTATAACCCATGAAGATAAGCTTATTTTCTATCACTGTGAATGCCTTAAATGAGCGATACCAGGCTGGCTGCTCAGAATTCCAGTTATCCATTGTGGGGATTGTAGTATAATTCCAGTCCAGATCACTTTGCAGATTAAGGTCTTCTACAGAAAAATCTGCATAGCAGATCATCACGTTTTCCGAAGGGTAGCCATTCTCACCGTCAGAATCGTTATGATTGCTGGCTATCAGATACACCCTCTGCTTCCCTGCTATGGGAGAAGTACCGATCTTGATCTCGGGCCAGATGAATTCATCATTCTCAGTAGGATCATATTCATCCATTTCATCAGAATTGATCACCGTGATCTCCGGGTCTTTCCACAAACCGGGTTCATAGAGCACATGATATAGATCATAATTCATCATGCAATCAATGGTTTGATCTTCCATAACAGGTACATGCCAGCAACTGAATACATCTCCCGTCTGCTGATCTACCTCTGCATCACAATATGCTCCTGAATTGCCCGTTCCTGAAGTTGCCTGCATATTTCCGTCTGCATCAATATAACTAAAACACACTTCACTATAACCACCCGGATCCATCACCCGGTACATGATATAGATACCTCCACCTAATTCCTCAGGCTGATAGGCAATAGGCACCTGGTTATAGCATTGAAAGTAATCTGCATAATTGGTCATTAATTCCATGGGTACAGTTTCCCATTCAGAATAGGGATTTTCCCTTGTTGATGCTTGATTTACTGATTCATTTACATTAGTTAGATCTGCCGTGAACCTGTGATTATCTGCTTTAAATTCTTCTGCTCCTGCCAATAGCACAAATAGAAGTATCAAAGTAATTACTAAACATTTCTTCATAACTGCCTCCTGTAATATCTGTCATAGTTTAGTATATTGCAGAAAGCGTACCAAAGATTTTAGTGAATAATCTATATCCTACCTAACGGTTTTATTATTAATTATTTATATTAGTAGTTTACGCTATTTGTTTCATTTTCATCCGGATTGAATACTTATCATATTGATAATGATAAATCCCGTCTTTTATGCTTTTGATAATGTCAATAATACCTGTAAAATTCTCATATGTAGGGTAATTTAATAACAGCCCATACCACATACAGAGCCAAAATATCCCTTACAGGGAAAATAAAATGTTGGGATTGAGTTGTTTTTCTACAAATAACAAACCCCTACAGGGTAAGAAATAAATCCTACCTCGTAGAGGTTATTTAATTGTAGAATAATATCTACACTAAAAAATATGATTACCCCGTAGGGGTTATTTAAGCAGCAGCATCTTATGTGTCTGCTGCCATTCACCTGCTTTTACTTTGGCAAAATATAAACCTGAAGCTACTTTTTCACCTGATTCATTCTTTCCATCCCAGACAATTGAACCAGTTCCTGTGATGCCTGAATAGGTTTTCACGAGCTGTCCCTTGAAATTATAAATGCTTAACACACCTTCATCCTGCACCGGGATTTGATAAGCAATTTTTGTCTCTGGATTAAATGGGTTGGGATAATTAACCAGTCCACTTTGATCAGGAGTGATCACATCATTATCTTCCCCTGTAGTAGGACCCATCACTCCATAAACGCACCAGGCAGTTTGGAACATTTCAGATTCATCCAGCGTTACTGAGTGATTTTCATCAAATCCTGCTTCCAGATCCTGTAAGTCAATGGCAAATTTAAATCCCAGATAACGGTAAGCCCCTTCATTAAACGTGATGTCAATTGTCCAGGTAGTGCCTTCATGCAAAGTAAGCATGTAGTTATTAGCAGCAAAATCCCAGTCCAGGGGTGCTACATTTCCGCACACCGAAAGAGTATCAAACACTGTATCTTCCATATCTACATAGATCGTGAGCATCATGGTTTGTTCCAGATAGTCATCAGGATTCATATTATTGAAATAATCCACTGGTAATATCTGCTCGGTAACACTGTCATCTAGCACAAAACTACGGTTTTCTATATCTTCATATACTGCATCGTTTAAATACTTATATTGTTCATTGATAGGTGAGCCAGAGGGTAGTAAAATATCTATTGTATAAATACCATCCATATCATCATCAGACATTGTCTCCCCTGGAACAGTCCAGCTATTGAATGAACCAGCGATTGATACTTCTCCCACAGTTGTCACCAGGTTCATATCAACCTGAAAAGTAACAGTAACATCCTGCCCACTGCCAGGATCAATTACATAGTCTGTCTGACCGCTCACGTTTCCTTCATCATCAATAGTATATTCCAGGTCATCTCCCTCGATCAGCCAGATTCCCCACTGTGAGCCGTCATCTTCTATCGCACCCCAGGTATGGGTGCCATTAGGAATATCTTCCACCAGCACAGTCCAGACATGATCTCCGGCAACTTCATCAGGTGCCACGCCATCATCTGTCATCTGGTACAATACCCATTCATTAAAGGAACTCTTGAAGTTAATGTCCAGATAGTTCTCTGTACCATCAGCTATCGTAAAGACGACATCAGCAAAGACACTGGGCATCTCTTCATCATTATACCAGTGATCCACAATATTCTCTCCGGCAACCACCGTGTAGGAACGATCAGCTCCACCACCTGGAAATTCGGAAGTACCCCAGTTACTATTGATCCTGAATTTGTATGCGCAAACAAATCCCACTTCAAGATCAATAACCGTCATTGAGTAAATCCCGTCTGCATCGAGGTCTTCTCCTATCATAGGAATATCACCCCAGCCATTAAAATTTCCTGCCACATCAACAGAATCTACTTCAACATCAAAATTACCTAATGATATCTGATAGTTCATATTTACATTAAATGTCACATCTTCTGCCCATAAAAAAAGTGCTGCTCCCATAATTATCAATAAGGTCAATATTCTCTTCATAATCACCTCCATTATTTGCTTTATTAGCCTTTCATTTCTTCAATTATCCAAGATAATCTATATCTATCCTGTTGTCAAATAATAATGATGAATTTATGAAAGTCTTTTTTAGTAAACGGAGTGAACGGAGTGGACATCGCTTAAGATACCTGCAGAAATGGAATTGAATTCCATATCTGTCGGGGTTTGATCGCTTTCAGGAAAAAGTTATGCAGATTGGGAGTGGGACTCCCAATCTGCATAGAAAATCTAATCTATAATTCGGTGCGAATTAGATCATCACTATAATTAATGCACTCTTCGGTTGCTTTATCAAAGAAATGGAGATGCAGATCTTTGAAAGCAATATTAACTACATCATCCGGTTTTAAGGGAAGTCTTTCTTCCAGACGCATCAGGATGTGACTATCCCCTACTGCCAGATAGATAATTATCTCATTACCCATGGGCTCCACGACTTCAACAATTGCCTCTGTGGCTGCTTGCGGATCAATGTAGAGATTTTCCGGGCGTACTCCCAGGATCACAGGTTTTTGAATATAAGGCTGTAATTCCTGCTGATATTCTGCTGGGATCGGGATATTGATGCCCTTTGCTGCGAAACTGATGGTATCATCTGAGGTGATATTCCCGGAAATCATGTTCATGCCAGGGCTGCCGATAAATCCGGCAACGAATAAATTTTTGGGATGATCATAAAGATTGAGAGGAGTATCACACTGCTGGATAATGCCGTCATTAAGGACTGTGATCCGATCTCCCATGGTCATGGCTTCCACCTGGTCATGAGTTACATAGATGATGGTGGTATCAAGCTTTTTGTGCAATCTACTGATCTCAGCGCGCATCAGAATCCTGAGTTTTGCATCCAGATTAGAAAGCGGTTCATCAAAGAGAAACACCTGGGGTTTACGGACAATTGCTCTGCCTAAGGCAACTCTTTGTCTCTGACCACCGGAAAGCTGCTTGGGTTTGCGATCCAGATATTCTTCCAAACCAAGAATAGAGGCAGTTTGGTGCACCTGGGCATCAATCTGTTCTTTGGGTATTTTCCGCAGTTTAAGCCCGTAAGCCATATTCTGATATACCGTCATGTGAGGATATAGGGCATAATTCTGGAAAACCATGGCAATATCGCGGTCTTTGGGCTGCAATTCATTCACAACTCTATCACCAATGCTGATCTCTCCCTCAGTGATCTCTTCCAGACCAGCGATCATTCTGAGGATAGTAGATTTTCCACAACCTGAGGGACCAACCAGCACCATGAATTCCTTATCCTTGATCTTTAGACTGATATCTTTAACTACGTGAACTTTTTGATCATAAACTTTGTTTATTTTATCTAAAATGACCTGCGCCATAGCAGCTCCTTTACTTTAATATATAACCGGTATATGGTGCAGCATTAACCGTGATCACACCATTATTAACCTGATAATTAACTCCATCAATCTGATTGATGAGAGAGCGCATATCAGTATCCACTGGCAGTTCAATTACTTTTTCCGCACTATCATTATTGATAATTACGAATACTTTGTTATCATTATATTCCCTTTCATAGGAATAGATCATACCATCGGTGAGCAGGGTTTTGAAAGTACCACGTCTGAGAGCGATGTTATCCTTACGTATCTGGATGATTTTCTGGTAGTAATTAAGGAGAGCAACTGCTTTGGGATCATCACGATATTTCCAGTTAAAAGGTCTACGGCAATCAGGATCATGCTTACCCATCATGGCAATCTCATCACCATACCAGATATGGGGAGCGCCCACATAGGTCATTTCAAACAGAGATGCCAGCTTTAAAGTGGATATATCACCACCAGCGGCTTCCAGATAGCGGACAGTGTCATGACTGTCTATAAGATTCATCATGGTTTGAGCAGCCTGGGTAGGATAGCTGAGTCTGCCGGGTTTCAGGTCACGATCAAAGGTTTTAGCTGTGCACTGTCTCATATTAAAGAATCTTTGCACGGGATCTTTGAAATAGGCATAATTCATCACGGAATCAAAATAATCATTATTAACCCAATCTACAGCATTGCTCCAGAGCTCGCCCACCAGCCAGGCATCAGGCTTAAGTGATTTCACGCGTTCTCGGAATAATTTCCAAAACCAGAAAGGAACTTCATTAGGAACATCAAGGCGGAAGCCATCTATATCCATTTCACTAATCCAGAAATCAGCTACATCAAGGACATAATTAACCACTGGCATATTAGGATGCGCAAGAGTCATATCTTTAATGCTGTTTTCTTCGGGATTAGCCAGGGTAAGGTCATAATTAAGGTTTGGCATTTCACCAAAACCCCACCAGCATTCATAATAATCGCTGGGAGTATAACTCCCTGTCTTTGGCAGAGGGCATTTTTTCCATTCATACCACTGCCAGTAATCAGAATCTTCACATTTTTCTGCAGCATCAGTGAAAGCCCGGAAGGTTTCACCAGTATGATTAAAGGCGCAATCGATGATCACCTTGAGACCTTTGGCATGACAATCAGCCACGAAGTCTTTGAATTCATCATTTGTACCAAAATGGGGATCTATCATCATATAATCCGCTGCATCATATTTATGATTTGATTTCGCCTGGAAGAGCGGATTGAAGTAAATTATGGTAATACCCAGATCAACCAGGTAATCAAGTTTCTGAGCAATTCCGGCAATATCACCACCATAATAGCTGTTATATTCGGGCTGATAGCCATCATTATCAGGATGATGATAAGGACTCTTTGTTAACCCGGAAATATCATACCAGTCTTCAATAAGATGATAATAGGGTTTGTATTTAGGTAATAATTTTCCTGGAGCTGGAGGAGATTTCACATCGTCATAATACCATTCAGAAAAATCAGGATCATTAGCCTTGTCACCATTGGCAAAGCGTTCGGGGAATATCTGATATATAATGCCATCCTTCACCCAGTCCGGAGTGTAGAAAGGATCTATATCACCGGGAGCATAGAAGAACTCATTATATTCTTCTGAAAAGCCGTTAAGAGCC encodes:
- a CDS encoding SUMF1/EgtB/PvdO family nonheme iron enzyme; this translates as MKKLWLPLIIFILFMAGCDENTTSADEVSIDRAMILIPSGAFEMGCCEEDSNLNEQPVHLAYVSSFYMSKYEVTQKEFRQVMGYIPDEGYGIGNDYPVFGVSWEEAMQYCNNRSEAESLQPCYDLADSTCNWAANGYRLPTEAEWEYAARGAGCDLSFNYAGADNIGDVGWYRVNSGNQTHKVGQKLPNSLGLYDMSGNVWERCWDWYSDEYYQESPYPDPKGPGTGYFRVVRGGSWYNEMQFCCCTFRAVSEPFGSNYIGLRVVRNAG
- a CDS encoding T9SS type A sorting domain-containing protein codes for the protein MKKCLVITLILLFVLLAGAEEFKADNHRFTADLTNVNESVNQASTRENPYSEWETVPMELMTNYADYFQCYNQVPIAYQPEELGGGIYIMYRVMDPGGYSEVCFSYIDADGNMQATSGTGNSGAYCDAEVDQQTGDVFSCWHVPVMEDQTIDCMMNYDLYHVLYEPGLWKDPEITVINSDEMDEYDPTENDEFIWPEIKIGTSPIAGKQRVYLIASNHNDSDGENGYPSENVMICYADFSVEDLNLQSDLDWNYTTIPTMDNWNSEQPAWYRSFKAFTVIENKLIFMGYKVPADNSDEPDQMFCFINENYGEGEWEEYYQDWEFEEENPSFYNDATGETCYLYSNLQNSPTVPYPEVKQQIMHSGYFNLVPTHDNTQVMWPGAMGITYNDGTEDTYHARWFQVYPKVFSFDLNTHEFSFTDVYPGGANPRDSVPMKPWDLDEDGEIDSYDTTGFPQWAQDWPLFHWDTESCFYYNEYYLSVNEDTGWMAMVWMDGTKATAAHENWNGYDDYLAKPEIAICVSSDWGETWSEPIFRNACGSDENYDPELDCMIPCFIYPGEQIIDDGNGYGILPLFFLDDNDYGSYHCREQGMNNGSTFMYGSLRIFFGEVITENDAELMETPIYSINYPNPFNPETNIMFQNKFAGEVEIDIYNMKGQKIRNLLSDEYPVGTHSVIWNGENDNGNLVASGMYLYQVKTERYSTTKKMIMMK
- a CDS encoding T9SS type A sorting domain-containing protein, whose amino-acid sequence is MKRILTLLIIMGAALFLWAEDVTFNVNMNYQISLGNFDVEVDSVDVAGNFNGWGDIPMIGEDLDADGIYSMTVIDLEVGFVCAYKFRINSNWGTSEFPGGGADRSYTVVAGENIVDHWYNDEEMPSVFADVVFTIADGTENYLDINFKSSFNEWVLYQMTDDGVAPDEVAGDHVWTVLVEDIPNGTHTWGAIEDDGSQWGIWLIEGDDLEYTIDDEGNVSGQTDYVIDPGSGQDVTVTFQVDMNLVTTVGEVSIAGSFNSWTVPGETMSDDDMDGIYTIDILLPSGSPINEQYKYLNDAVYEDIENRSFVLDDSVTEQILPVDYFNNMNPDDYLEQTMMLTIYVDMEDTVFDTLSVCGNVAPLDWDFAANNYMLTLHEGTTWTIDITFNEGAYRYLGFKFAIDLQDLEAGFDENHSVTLDESEMFQTAWCVYGVMGPTTGEDNDVITPDQSGLVNYPNPFNPETKIAYQIPVQDEGVLSIYNFKGQLVKTYSGITGTGSIVWDGKNESGEKVASGLYFAKVKAGEWQQTHKMLLLK
- the ugpC gene encoding sn-glycerol-3-phosphate ABC transporter ATP-binding protein UgpC, with product MAQVILDKINKVYDQKVHVVKDISLKIKDKEFMVLVGPSGCGKSTILRMIAGLEEITEGEISIGDRVVNELQPKDRDIAMVFQNYALYPHMTVYQNMAYGLKLRKIPKEQIDAQVHQTASILGLEEYLDRKPKQLSGGQRQRVALGRAIVRKPQVFLFDEPLSNLDAKLRILMRAEISRLHKKLDTTIIYVTHDQVEAMTMGDRITVLNDGIIQQCDTPLNLYDHPKNLFVAGFIGSPGMNMISGNITSDDTISFAAKGINIPIPAEYQQELQPYIQKPVILGVRPENLYIDPQAATEAIVEVVEPMGNEIIIYLAVGDSHILMRLEERLPLKPDDVVNIAFKDLHLHFFDKATEECINYSDDLIRTEL
- a CDS encoding alpha-amylase family glycosyl hydrolase — its product is MKKIIYSLLLLLVLALISSCAVLGMSGGSNTAALSKSDDSSKQAASGIKFTYKDALASSVSLAGDFNGWDTQANPMTKKGDVWQIEMNLDPGSYMYKFVVNGTDWKTDPDNPETVEDGYGGTNSVVNVGSGTQETKVGQDTYTANFKYTPESEAGAVYVAGDFNNWATDANEMKWNGTDYELSLDLKEGQYAYKFIVDGNWITDENAAETIDDGYGGTNSVINVGKDPAAKIKAAPKTEPAVESNNSEGNIPVTFTYQPLTGGKKNVFLAGDFNNWSPTATPLDEDNGIYTTILKLKVGKYGYKFVVDGTWVSDENAEEFVGDGYGGQNSIVFAGNKAEIDALRKVTFRYEPSSTVKEVYLAGSLNDWNQKADMMTDADGDGLYEVTKLLKNGEYSYKFVVDGMNWLTDQNADKFEEDGFGGQNSIIVVDEKYPSIIINKGDGEFLTYGLPYGQNIQIINPLSQHDFEFKVRVHKGDLESVNIIIDAVEHPMELITTDNSYEYYQFNYIMPQSITNFNYAFSYHDGDKVWYMALNGFSEEYNEFFYAPGDIDPFYTPDWVKDGIIYQIFPERFANGDKANDPDFSEWYYDDVKSPPAPGKLLPKYKPYYHLIEDWYDISGLTKSPYHHPDNDGYQPEYNSYYGGDIAGIAQKLDYLVDLGITIIYFNPLFQAKSNHKYDAADYMMIDPHFGTNDEFKDFVADCHAKGLKVIIDCAFNHTGETFRAFTDAAEKCEDSDYWQWYEWKKCPLPKTGSYTPSDYYECWWGFGEMPNLNYDLTLANPEENSIKDMTLAHPNMPVVNYVLDVADFWISEMDIDGFRLDVPNEVPFWFWKLFRERVKSLKPDAWLVGELWSNAVDWVNNDYFDSVMNYAYFKDPVQRFFNMRQCTAKTFDRDLKPGRLSYPTQAAQTMMNLIDSHDTVRYLEAAGGDISTLKLASLFEMTYVGAPHIWYGDEIAMMGKHDPDCRRPFNWKYRDDPKAVALLNYYQKIIQIRKDNIALRRGTFKTLLTDGMIYSYEREYNDNKVFVIINNDSAEKVIELPVDTDMRSLINQIDGVNYQVNNGVITVNAAPYTGYILK